The Kosakonia sacchari SP1 genome includes a window with the following:
- the gshA gene encoding glutamate--cysteine ligase: MIPDVSQALSWLEKHPQALKGIQRGLERETLRVNADGSLAITGHAAALGSALTHKWITTDFAEALLEFITPVDDDIDHMLTIMRDIHRYTARQIGDERMWPLSMPCYIKDGQDIELAQYGTSNIGRLKTLYREGLKNRYGALMQTISGVHYNFSLPMAFWEAKSGSTDKESVSEGYFRLIRNYYRFGWVIPYLFGASPAICSSFLQGKPTTLPFEKTSNGMYYLPYATSLRLSDLGYTNKSQSNLGITFNNLHDYVVALKRAIKTPSEEYAKIGLKKEGKYLQINTNILQIENELYAPIRPKRVTRSGETPSDALLRGGIEYIEVRSLDINPFTAIGVDEQQVRFLDLFMVWCVLADAPEMSSDELLCTRANWNRVILEGRKPGLTLGMGCETAQFPLAQVGKDLFSDLKRVAQTLDGVYGGKEYEKVCDQLVASFDDPELTFSARILRSMIDNGIGGTGKALGDQYRSQLREEPLEILLEEDFIAECKASLARQAEVEAGDSESFEALLARHA, encoded by the coding sequence TTGATCCCGGACGTATCACAGGCGCTGTCCTGGCTGGAAAAACATCCTCAAGCTCTGAAGGGGATACAACGCGGTCTTGAGCGTGAAACGCTGCGCGTAAATGCGGATGGCTCTCTGGCAATTACGGGTCATGCGGCTGCGCTTGGCTCAGCACTGACCCATAAATGGATCACCACCGATTTTGCTGAAGCGCTGCTGGAATTTATCACTCCGGTGGATGACGATATCGATCATATGCTGACCATCATGCGCGATATTCACCGTTACACTGCGCGCCAGATAGGCGACGAACGCATGTGGCCGTTGAGCATGCCGTGCTATATCAAAGATGGTCAGGATATTGAACTGGCGCAGTATGGCACGTCCAATATCGGTCGCCTGAAAACGCTCTACCGTGAAGGGCTTAAAAATCGCTATGGCGCGCTGATGCAAACCATTTCCGGCGTGCATTACAATTTCTCGCTGCCGATGGCTTTCTGGGAAGCGAAAAGCGGCAGTACAGATAAAGAATCGGTATCGGAAGGGTATTTCCGCCTCATCCGCAATTACTACCGGTTTGGCTGGGTGATTCCGTATTTGTTTGGCGCTTCGCCAGCAATTTGCTCGTCGTTCCTGCAAGGGAAACCGACAACGCTGCCGTTTGAGAAAACGTCGAACGGTATGTACTACTTGCCGTATGCGACCTCATTACGCCTGAGCGATCTTGGGTACACCAATAAATCGCAAAGCAATCTCGGTATTACCTTCAATAACCTGCACGACTATGTGGTGGCGTTGAAGCGCGCAATCAAAACGCCTTCTGAGGAATACGCCAAAATTGGTCTGAAAAAAGAGGGTAAATACTTACAGATCAACACCAATATTCTGCAGATTGAAAACGAGCTGTATGCGCCCATTCGCCCGAAACGTGTGACCCGTAGCGGCGAAACACCATCGGATGCGTTGCTACGTGGCGGCATTGAATACATCGAAGTACGTTCTCTGGATATCAACCCCTTCACCGCCATTGGCGTAGACGAGCAGCAGGTGCGTTTCCTCGATCTCTTTATGGTCTGGTGCGTGCTGGCTGATGCGCCAGAAATGAGCAGCGACGAATTGCTGTGCACCCGTGCTAACTGGAATCGCGTGATTCTGGAAGGGCGTAAACCTGGTTTGACGCTCGGAATGGGCTGTGAAACCGCACAGTTCCCGCTCGCTCAGGTCGGTAAGGATCTGTTTAGCGATCTGAAACGTGTAGCGCAGACGCTGGATGGCGTGTACGGTGGCAAAGAGTACGAAAAAGTGTGCGACCAGTTGGTTGCCAGCTTCGACGATCCGGAATTGACATTCTCTGCGCGCATTCTGCGCTCAATGATTGATAATGGTATTGGCGGCACGGGGAAAGCCCTGGGCGATCAGTACCGGTCGCAGTTGCGTGAAGAGCCACTGGAAATTTTGCTTGAGGAAGATTTTATCGCCGAGTGCAAAGCGTCGCTGGCGCGTCAGGCGGAGGTTGAAGCCGGAGATTCGGAGTCGTTCGAGGCGTTACTCGCGCGCCACGCCTGA
- the emrA gene encoding multidrug efflux MFS transporter periplasmic adaptor subunit EmrA, with protein sequence MEKSMSANAESQTPQQPVKKKGKRKSTLLLLTLLFIVIAVAYGIYWFLVLRHFEETDDAYVAGNQVQIMAQVSGSVTKVWADNTDFVKQGDVLVTLDATDAQQAFEKAQTALASSVRQTRQSIINSKQLQASIELKKTALAQAQSDFNRRVPLGSANLIGREELQHARDAVASAQAELDVAIQQYNANQAIVLDTPLEDQPAVKQAATEVRNSWLALQRTKIVSPITGYVSRRAVQPGAQITTSTALMAVVPASNLWVDANFKETQLAHMRIGQSATIISDIYGDEVKYTGKVVGLDMGTGSAFSLLPAQNATGNWIKVVQRLPVRIELDAKQLADHPLRIGLSTLVKVDTANREGQVLASQVRTSPAYESNAREISLEPVNTLIENIVKANAG encoded by the coding sequence GTGGAGAAAAGCATGAGCGCAAATGCGGAGAGTCAAACCCCGCAGCAACCGGTCAAAAAGAAAGGCAAACGTAAAAGTACCCTTCTTCTGCTGACCTTGCTCTTTATTGTTATTGCCGTGGCATACGGGATTTATTGGTTTTTGGTACTGCGTCACTTCGAGGAAACCGATGACGCGTACGTGGCAGGGAACCAGGTGCAAATCATGGCGCAGGTGTCCGGCAGCGTGACGAAAGTCTGGGCCGATAACACCGATTTCGTTAAACAGGGCGATGTACTGGTGACGCTGGACGCGACAGATGCGCAACAGGCGTTTGAAAAAGCACAAACCGCGCTGGCAAGCAGCGTGCGCCAGACCCGCCAGTCAATCATCAACAGCAAACAGTTGCAGGCGAGCATTGAGCTGAAAAAAACCGCCCTCGCCCAGGCACAGAGCGATTTTAACCGCCGCGTGCCGCTCGGCAGTGCCAACCTGATTGGCCGCGAAGAGCTGCAACACGCCCGTGACGCCGTGGCCAGCGCACAAGCAGAGCTGGATGTCGCCATTCAGCAATACAACGCTAACCAGGCCATCGTGCTGGATACGCCGCTGGAAGATCAACCGGCGGTCAAACAGGCGGCAACGGAAGTCCGCAATAGCTGGCTGGCGCTGCAACGTACAAAAATTGTTAGCCCGATTACCGGCTACGTTTCCCGCCGTGCTGTACAGCCTGGCGCGCAGATCACCACGTCCACCGCGCTGATGGCTGTCGTTCCGGCCAGTAACCTGTGGGTGGATGCGAACTTTAAAGAGACGCAGCTTGCGCATATGCGCATTGGCCAGAGTGCCACCATCATCAGCGACATTTACGGCGATGAAGTGAAGTACACCGGTAAAGTGGTCGGCCTGGATATGGGCACCGGCAGTGCTTTCTCACTGCTGCCTGCGCAAAACGCCACCGGTAACTGGATCAAAGTGGTTCAGCGTCTGCCGGTACGTATTGAACTGGATGCAAAACAGCTCGCCGATCATCCGCTGCGTATTGGCCTGTCCACGCTGGTGAAAGTGGATACCGCCAATCGCGAAGGTCAGGTGCTGGCAAGCCAGGTGCGCACCAGCCCGGCCTATGAAAGCAACGCCCGGGAAATCAGCCTTGAGCCGGTCAACACGTTGATCGAAAACATCGTGAAAGCCAACGCCGGTTAA
- the yqaB gene encoding fructose-1-phosphate/6-phosphogluconate phosphatase, protein MYERYAGLIFDMDGTILDTEPTHRKAWHDVLGRYGMRFDEQAMIGLNGAPTWRIAQSIIEANRGDLDPHLLAQEKTAVVKAMLLDSVRPLPLIEVVKAWHGRRPMSVGTGSESAIAEALLAHLGLRGYFDAVIAADHVKHHKPAPDTFLLCAQSMGVEPTQCIVFEDADFGFQAARAAGMDVVDVRLL, encoded by the coding sequence ATGTACGAACGTTACGCTGGTCTGATTTTCGATATGGATGGCACTATTCTTGATACAGAGCCAACTCACCGTAAAGCTTGGCATGACGTGCTCGGGCGTTATGGGATGCGTTTTGACGAACAGGCGATGATTGGGCTTAACGGCGCTCCAACCTGGCGTATCGCGCAATCCATTATTGAAGCTAACCGGGGCGATCTCGATCCTCATCTGTTGGCTCAGGAAAAAACGGCAGTTGTAAAAGCGATGCTGCTGGATTCTGTTCGTCCATTACCGCTTATCGAGGTGGTGAAAGCGTGGCATGGTCGTCGTCCGATGTCTGTGGGAACGGGCAGCGAAAGCGCGATTGCGGAAGCGCTGCTGGCACATCTTGGATTGCGAGGATACTTTGACGCCGTTATCGCAGCCGATCATGTTAAACATCACAAACCCGCGCCCGATACTTTCCTGCTTTGTGCGCAAAGCATGGGGGTGGAACCGACGCAATGCATTGTTTTCGAAGATGCAGATTTCGGGTTTCAGGCAGCGCGTGCAGCGGGTATGGACGTCGTAGACGTTCGCTTATTGTGA
- the ygaH gene encoding L-valine transporter subunit YgaH: protein MRNEVLLLGLLVGCVNFLFRYLPLRIRPGQSRPAKRGVSGVFLDTIGIASICALLVVSCVPEIAADSRRLLPTLAGFAVLGVSFWKTRSIILPTLLSAFAYGIVWKLLTEA from the coding sequence ATGCGCAATGAGGTGCTGCTGCTCGGCCTGCTGGTGGGCTGCGTCAATTTTCTTTTCCGTTATCTGCCGTTGCGTATCCGCCCCGGACAGTCACGCCCGGCGAAACGCGGCGTGAGCGGTGTATTTTTGGACACCATTGGCATCGCGTCTATCTGCGCGCTGCTGGTGGTCTCCTGCGTGCCGGAAATCGCCGCCGACAGCCGCCGTCTGCTGCCAACACTTGCCGGTTTCGCGGTGCTCGGTGTCAGCTTCTGGAAAACACGCAGCATTATTCTCCCCACGCTACTGAGCGCTTTCGCGTACGGAATCGTCTGGAAACTCCTGACAGAAGCATAG
- a CDS encoding FKBP-type peptidyl-prolyl cis-trans isomerase N-terminal domain-containing protein — MRKLLYSSAVLLSAISSAATSAEPASLLDRLNDEHIISAEPQSPFTADQGSAGSVATSSSQAAVKQQTAPKKASSEPEIRLLKRKIAELRREAETLRKKQTSATPIQPKNNAGGDNKQPPPIISSENKQLQQQLQASEKQLAAANNKREEANSNLDAAAKKMSEQALSITTLKDELQQRSEEKSQAEQQLAEAKKQGAELSAKLQQAATKTAEQEKQLAEANKKRDEITSQLAAATKQAIDQQSQLAGANKKRDEITDQLAAATKQTADQASHIAALEAKLKQSGEEKAQMEQQLAAVKREPTAVEKGASKANSPVFSLAADKSELARVNYAWGVWFAAKVQLESETLKDIGQQFMPQAFLQGLQDKFAGSLQMPNADLEKVLTTLNKQVDDARQREITRNKKQGQQLLADAAKLKGAVRADNGVVYLVEKRGPGTAIGDTDVIRFKVDEKVSSGQVLAQNEVNTARVSELPMVMRAGVKKLVVGGRVKIYVPTELAYGEEGIPGAVPPGVTSVMTLEVLGIEK, encoded by the coding sequence ATGAGAAAACTACTTTATTCATCTGCTGTGCTGTTATCGGCTATATCATCAGCAGCCACCAGCGCTGAGCCTGCCTCATTACTCGACCGACTAAACGATGAGCACATAATATCAGCCGAGCCGCAGTCTCCGTTTACGGCTGACCAAGGCAGTGCAGGTTCAGTTGCTACGTCTTCGTCACAGGCTGCTGTTAAACAGCAGACCGCGCCAAAAAAAGCATCGAGTGAGCCAGAAATCAGGTTACTGAAACGCAAAATCGCGGAGCTGCGACGTGAAGCAGAAACGCTGCGCAAAAAACAGACCTCAGCAACGCCCATACAGCCAAAAAATAACGCAGGCGGCGATAACAAACAGCCGCCGCCGATCATTAGTAGTGAAAACAAGCAGCTACAACAACAGTTGCAGGCCAGCGAGAAGCAACTTGCCGCAGCGAATAATAAACGTGAAGAGGCAAATAGTAACCTTGATGCCGCCGCGAAAAAGATGAGTGAGCAGGCGCTAAGTATTACGACGTTGAAAGATGAGTTGCAGCAGCGCAGCGAAGAAAAATCGCAGGCGGAACAGCAACTGGCTGAAGCGAAAAAGCAAGGCGCAGAGCTCAGCGCGAAGCTGCAACAGGCGGCCACAAAAACCGCAGAACAGGAAAAGCAGCTTGCCGAGGCGAATAAGAAGCGCGATGAGATAACCAGCCAGCTCGCTGCCGCCACCAAACAAGCCATAGATCAACAAAGCCAGCTTGCCGGGGCGAATAAAAAACGCGATGAGATAACCGACCAGTTGGCTGCTGCCACCAAACAAACGGCAGATCAGGCATCGCACATCGCCGCGCTGGAAGCGAAATTAAAGCAGAGCGGCGAAGAGAAGGCGCAAATGGAACAGCAACTCGCTGCTGTGAAGCGTGAGCCAACTGCGGTGGAAAAGGGGGCTAGTAAAGCGAATTCACCGGTATTCTCGCTGGCGGCGGATAAGTCTGAACTTGCGCGCGTCAACTACGCCTGGGGCGTCTGGTTTGCGGCAAAAGTTCAGCTTGAAAGCGAAACGCTGAAAGATATTGGGCAACAATTTATGCCGCAGGCTTTTCTGCAAGGCTTGCAGGATAAATTTGCGGGCAGTCTGCAAATGCCGAATGCCGATCTTGAAAAGGTCCTCACTACGCTCAACAAGCAGGTAGACGATGCGAGGCAACGCGAAATAACCCGCAACAAGAAGCAAGGGCAGCAGTTGCTGGCCGATGCGGCGAAGCTAAAGGGCGCGGTGCGGGCGGATAACGGCGTGGTCTATTTGGTTGAAAAACGTGGGCCGGGTACCGCTATTGGCGATACCGATGTCATCCGTTTCAAAGTGGATGAAAAGGTCAGCTCCGGGCAGGTTCTCGCACAGAACGAAGTTAATACGGCGCGGGTGAGCGAACTGCCGATGGTGATGCGTGCTGGGGTAAAAAAACTGGTCGTGGGTGGCAGAGTGAAGATTTATGTTCCCACCGAGCTGGCTTACGGCGAGGAAGGTATACCTGGCGCGGTGCCGCCCGGTGTGACGTCCGTCATGACGCTGGAAGTCCTCGGCATCGAGAAATAA
- a CDS encoding YqaA family protein — protein MSDTLSLLSLFSSSFLSATLLPGNSEVVLVAMLISHVSQPWLLVVIATMGNSLGGLTNVILGRFFPQRKTSRWQEKATDWLKRYGAAALLLSWVPVIGDLLCLLAGWMRLSWGPVVIFLCLGKALRYLAIAFVTLQGMTWWH, from the coding sequence GTGAGCGACACGCTGTCGTTGTTGTCACTGTTTTCCAGCAGCTTTCTCAGCGCCACGCTGTTGCCTGGCAATTCTGAGGTCGTACTGGTTGCAATGCTAATTTCTCACGTTAGCCAGCCCTGGCTTCTTGTTGTAATAGCAACAATGGGTAATAGCCTTGGAGGGCTGACTAACGTTATTCTTGGGCGTTTCTTCCCGCAGCGTAAAACATCACGCTGGCAGGAAAAAGCGACTGACTGGCTTAAACGATACGGCGCGGCAGCGCTGTTGTTAAGCTGGGTGCCTGTTATAGGCGACTTGCTGTGCCTGCTGGCAGGATGGATGCGCTTGTCGTGGGGGCCAGTAGTAATTTTTTTATGCCTTGGCAAAGCGTTGCGCTATCTGGCGATCGCCTTTGTAACGCTGCAGGGTATGACGTGGTGGCACTAA
- the mprA gene encoding transcriptional repressor MprA produces the protein MDSSFTPIEQMLKFRASRYEDFPFQEILLTRLCMHMQGKLLENRNKMLKAQGINETLFMALITLESQENHSIQPSELSSALGSSRTNATRIADELEKRGWIERRESDNDRRCLHLQLTDKGHEFLRQVLPPQHNCLHQLWSSLSVSEKDQLEHITRKLLTRLDQMEEDDVILEALR, from the coding sequence ATGGATAGTTCGTTTACGCCCATTGAACAAATGCTTAAGTTTCGCGCCAGCCGCTATGAAGATTTCCCGTTCCAGGAAATTCTGTTAACCCGCCTGTGTATGCATATGCAAGGTAAGCTGCTGGAAAACCGCAATAAGATGCTGAAAGCGCAGGGCATTAACGAGACGTTGTTTATGGCGCTGATCACTCTGGAATCCCAGGAAAATCACAGTATTCAGCCTTCTGAGCTGAGTAGCGCGCTGGGATCATCCCGTACCAATGCGACACGCATTGCCGATGAGCTGGAAAAGCGCGGCTGGATTGAGCGTCGCGAAAGCGATAACGATCGCCGCTGTCTGCACCTGCAGTTGACCGATAAAGGTCATGAGTTCCTGCGCCAGGTTCTGCCCCCGCAGCATAACTGCCTGCATCAACTCTGGTCTTCGCTAAGCGTTAGCGAAAAAGATCAGCTTGAGCATATCACCCGAAAACTCCTGACGCGTCTCGACCAGATGGAAGAGGACGATGTCATTCTCGAGGCGTTGCGCTAA
- a CDS encoding MFS transporter — protein MTTPNQGLSPALIALMSVATGLAVASNYYAQPLLDTIAHAFSLTPNQAGFIVTAAQLGYAAGLLFLVPLGDMFERRALIVLMTLLSAGGMLITASSSSLGLMILGTALTGLFSVVAQILVPLAATLATPDKRGKVVGTIMSGLLLGILLARTVAGLLASLGGWRTVYWVASVLMVLMALALWRGLPKIKQENHLNYPQLLGSVFGLFAGDKLLRTRAMLGCLSFANFSILWTSMAFLLASPPFQFSEATIGLFGLVGAAGALGARQAGGLADRGHSHLTTTGGLILLLLSWVAIWLGHSSVIALIIGIIVLDLTVQGVHITNQTVIYRVKPDARNRLTAGYMTSYFIGGAAGSLISASAWQHAGWTGVCLAGSVLALLNLLVWWRGFHRQEAAM, from the coding sequence ATGACTACACCGAACCAGGGCCTTAGCCCGGCGCTGATTGCGCTGATGTCCGTTGCCACCGGCCTCGCCGTTGCCAGCAACTACTATGCGCAACCGCTCCTAGATACCATCGCCCACGCCTTTTCACTCACGCCCAACCAGGCTGGATTTATCGTCACCGCCGCCCAGCTTGGCTACGCCGCCGGGCTGTTATTTCTCGTGCCGCTTGGCGATATGTTCGAACGACGTGCGCTGATTGTGCTGATGACGCTGCTGTCGGCAGGCGGCATGTTGATCACTGCCAGTAGTTCATCGCTCGGGCTGATGATCCTCGGCACGGCGCTGACCGGGCTGTTTTCCGTGGTGGCGCAAATTCTCGTCCCGCTGGCCGCCACGCTGGCAACCCCGGACAAACGCGGCAAAGTGGTGGGGACGATTATGAGTGGTCTGCTGCTCGGCATTTTGCTGGCGCGCACCGTTGCCGGATTGCTGGCAAGCCTTGGCGGCTGGCGCACGGTTTACTGGGTCGCCAGTGTGTTAATGGTGCTGATGGCGCTGGCGCTGTGGCGCGGGCTGCCGAAAATCAAGCAAGAGAATCATCTTAATTACCCGCAACTGCTTGGCTCGGTATTTGGCCTGTTTGCTGGCGACAAACTGTTACGTACCCGGGCAATGCTTGGCTGCCTGAGCTTTGCGAACTTCAGCATCTTATGGACGTCAATGGCGTTTTTGCTGGCCTCACCGCCGTTTCAGTTCTCCGAGGCGACGATCGGCCTGTTCGGCCTGGTGGGCGCAGCAGGCGCACTCGGTGCACGCCAGGCTGGTGGGCTGGCGGATCGGGGTCATTCCCATCTCACCACCACCGGCGGCCTGATTCTGTTACTGCTCTCCTGGGTGGCTATCTGGCTTGGACACAGCTCGGTTATCGCATTGATTATTGGCATTATCGTGCTGGATCTCACCGTGCAGGGGGTGCATATCACCAACCAGACGGTTATCTATCGCGTGAAACCGGACGCGCGAAACCGCCTGACCGCAGGCTATATGACCAGCTATTTTATTGGCGGCGCGGCAGGCTCGCTGATCTCCGCTTCCGCCTGGCAACACGCAGGCTGGACAGGGGTTTGCCTGGCGGGTAGCGTGCTGGCGCTGCTGAATCTGCTGGTTTGGTGGCGAGGATTTCACCGCCAGGAGGCGGCAATGTAA
- a CDS encoding AzlC family ABC transporter permease yields the protein MDSSATATQSTSDQSATFLEGIKDSLPIVLSYVPVAFAFGMNATKLGFTPLESVFFSCIIYAGASQFVITTMLAAGSALWVAALTVMAMDVRHVLYGPSLRSRILQPLKNRKTAVWAFGLTDEVFAAATAKLVRDNRRWSENWMIGIALFSWLSWVAGTVLGAFSGDGLLEGYPAVESALGFMLPALFMSFLLASFQRRQISAVTAALLGALVGVTLFSIPAAILAGIFAGCLAALVQAFYQGAPDAQ from the coding sequence ATGGATAGTTCTGCAACCGCAACACAGAGTACGTCTGACCAGAGCGCGACATTTCTGGAAGGTATCAAAGACAGCCTTCCCATCGTTTTGAGCTACGTCCCCGTCGCGTTTGCCTTTGGCATGAATGCCACCAAACTCGGTTTTACCCCACTCGAAAGCGTTTTCTTCTCCTGCATTATTTATGCGGGTGCCAGCCAGTTCGTTATCACCACCATGCTTGCCGCGGGTAGCGCTTTATGGGTTGCCGCGCTGACCGTAATGGCCATGGATGTTCGCCACGTGCTTTATGGCCCGTCTCTGCGTAGCCGCATTCTGCAACCGCTCAAAAACCGCAAAACGGCCGTCTGGGCTTTTGGCCTGACGGATGAGGTATTTGCCGCCGCCACCGCGAAGCTGGTGCGTGATAACCGCCGCTGGAGCGAAAACTGGATGATCGGTATCGCCTTATTTTCCTGGCTTTCCTGGGTGGCGGGCACGGTGCTGGGCGCGTTTTCCGGCGACGGACTGCTGGAAGGTTACCCGGCGGTGGAATCGGCGTTAGGGTTTATGTTGCCCGCGCTGTTTATGAGTTTCCTGCTCGCCTCGTTCCAGCGTCGCCAGATTAGCGCTGTCACGGCGGCGCTGCTCGGCGCACTGGTGGGCGTCACGCTGTTTTCTATTCCTGCCGCGATTCTGGCCGGGATTTTCGCCGGCTGCCTGGCCGCGCTGGTACAGGCGTTTTATCAAGGAGCACCGGATGCGCAATGA
- the luxS gene encoding S-ribosylhomocysteine lyase, with the protein MPLLDSFTVDHTRMEAPAVRVAKTMDTPHGDTITVFDLRFCVPNKEVMPEKGIHTLEHLFAGFMRNHLNGNGVEIIDISPMGCRTGFYMSLIGTPDEQRVADAWKAAMADVLKVKQQNQIPELNIYQCGTYQMHSLEEAQEIARHILDRDVRVNSNEELALPKEKLQELHI; encoded by the coding sequence ATGCCATTATTGGATAGCTTCACTGTCGATCATACCCGTATGGAAGCGCCAGCAGTCCGTGTCGCCAAGACTATGGACACGCCGCACGGCGACACCATTACCGTATTCGACCTGCGTTTCTGCGTACCGAACAAAGAAGTGATGCCGGAAAAAGGTATCCATACGCTGGAACATCTGTTCGCCGGTTTTATGCGTAACCACCTCAACGGCAACGGCGTTGAGATCATCGACATCTCTCCGATGGGTTGCCGCACCGGTTTCTACATGAGCCTGATCGGTACGCCGGACGAGCAGCGTGTCGCTGATGCCTGGAAAGCGGCGATGGCAGATGTCCTGAAAGTAAAACAGCAGAATCAGATCCCGGAACTGAACATCTATCAGTGCGGGACATACCAAATGCACTCTCTGGAAGAAGCGCAAGAAATCGCGCGTCACATCCTCGATCGCGATGTTCGCGTTAACAGCAACGAAGAACTCGCCCTGCCGAAAGAGAAATTGCAGGAACTGCATATCTAG
- the emrB gene encoding multidrug efflux MFS transporter permease subunit EmrB, which produces MQQKPLEGAQLVIMTIALSLATFMQVLDSTIANVAIPTIAGNLGSSLSQGTWVITSFGVANAISIPITGWLAKRVGEVKLFLWSTVAFAIASWACGVSNSLGMLIFFRVIQGIVAGPLIPLSQSLLLSNYPPAKRSIALALWSMTVIVAPICGPILGGYISDNYHWGWIFFINVPIGALVVLLTLQSLRGRETRTEQRRIDGVGLALLIVGIGSLQVMLDQGKELDWFNSTEIVVLTIVAVVSISFLVVWELTDDNPIVDLSLFKSRNFTIGCLCISLAYMLYFGAIVLLPQLLQEVYGYTATWAGLASAPVGVIPVLLSPIIGRFAHKLDMRRLVTFSFIMYAVCFYWRAYTFEPGMDFGASAWPQFIQGFAVACFFMPLTTITLSGLPPERLAAASSLSNFARTLAGSIGTSITTTLWTNRESMHHAQLTESVNPYNPNSQEIYNQLQGMGMSQQQASGWIAQQITNQGLIISANEIFWFSAGVFLILLGLVWFAKPPFGAGGGGGGAH; this is translated from the coding sequence ATGCAACAGAAACCGCTGGAAGGCGCGCAGTTGGTCATCATGACCATTGCGTTGTCGCTTGCGACCTTCATGCAGGTGCTGGACTCGACCATCGCTAACGTTGCTATTCCGACTATTGCCGGTAACCTTGGCTCCTCGCTGAGCCAGGGTACCTGGGTGATCACCTCGTTCGGGGTGGCGAACGCCATCTCGATTCCGATCACTGGCTGGCTGGCGAAACGCGTTGGGGAAGTGAAGCTGTTTCTCTGGTCTACCGTCGCCTTCGCTATCGCCTCCTGGGCATGCGGCGTCTCCAACAGCCTGGGGATGCTTATTTTCTTTCGTGTGATCCAGGGGATTGTCGCCGGGCCGCTGATCCCGCTGTCACAGAGTTTGTTGCTTAGCAACTATCCGCCCGCCAAGCGCTCTATCGCGCTGGCGCTGTGGTCAATGACGGTGATCGTCGCGCCGATTTGTGGGCCGATCCTCGGCGGCTATATCAGCGATAACTACCACTGGGGTTGGATCTTCTTTATCAACGTGCCAATTGGTGCGCTGGTGGTGTTGCTCACATTGCAAAGCCTGCGTGGGCGCGAAACGCGTACCGAGCAGCGGCGCATTGACGGTGTTGGGCTGGCGTTGCTGATCGTCGGTATCGGTAGCCTGCAAGTGATGCTCGACCAGGGTAAAGAGCTCGACTGGTTTAACTCGACGGAGATCGTCGTGCTGACGATTGTCGCCGTGGTATCGATAAGTTTCCTGGTGGTGTGGGAGTTGACCGACGATAACCCGATAGTCGATCTGTCGCTGTTTAAGTCGCGCAACTTTACCATCGGCTGTTTGTGTATCAGCCTTGCCTATATGCTCTACTTCGGCGCGATTGTCTTGTTACCGCAGCTGTTGCAGGAAGTGTATGGCTATACCGCGACCTGGGCGGGGCTGGCTTCCGCGCCAGTTGGCGTGATACCGGTGCTGCTGTCGCCAATTATTGGCCGCTTCGCGCATAAGCTGGATATGCGCCGTCTGGTGACGTTCAGCTTTATCATGTACGCGGTGTGCTTCTACTGGCGCGCGTATACCTTCGAGCCGGGCATGGATTTCGGCGCTTCGGCGTGGCCGCAGTTCATTCAGGGTTTCGCGGTGGCGTGCTTCTTTATGCCGCTGACGACTATCACCCTTTCAGGTTTACCACCGGAACGGCTGGCGGCGGCGTCGAGCCTGTCTAACTTCGCGCGTACGCTGGCGGGCTCCATCGGTACCTCGATCACCACGACGCTGTGGACTAACCGGGAATCGATGCACCATGCGCAGCTTACGGAATCGGTTAACCCGTACAATCCGAACTCGCAGGAAATCTATAACCAGCTGCAGGGGATGGGCATGTCGCAGCAACAGGCTTCCGGCTGGATAGCGCAGCAGATAACCAATCAGGGGCTGATTATCTCGGCCAATGAGATTTTCTGGTTCTCTGCGGGGGTATTCTTGATCTTGCTGGGGCTGGTGTGGTTTGCCAAACCGCCATTTGGTGCGGGCGGCGGCGGCGGCGGTGCGCATTAA